The bacterium genomic sequence TCGATCAAGTTGCGCGGATTCGGCGTGCATGGCGGCGCGCAGACTCAGGTGGGCAATTGGGAAGTGGGAGCGGCGTTCAGTCTGCCGGTGCAGCTCAGCAGTGAAATCAGCCATTATCCCGAATTCGATGACAGGCTCATTTTGTTTTCGCGCGATATCGAGTTGCCGGCGTGGTTCGGCGCCGGCATGGGCTATCACCCCAATCAACACTGGCTGCTGGCCGCGCAATGGCGGCGGCAGCAATGGGGCTCGATCAATGCTGACAAGCTGCTCGACGCCCAGGGGGTGAACGTCAATCAAATCGGCGTGGGTGTGGAAGCCGTGCCCAGCCGCGATCCGCTCGATGGTTTCTTCAAGCGGCTGCAATATCGCGCCGGTTTCACCCGCAGTGACCTGCCCTATCGCGAACCTGCCGGCCTCAATAATCTCCGAAAGCTGTCGGAATGGACCGTGACTGGTGGCCTGGGCTTGCCGTTCAATCGCGGCCTCAGCCGTATCGATTTTGCCTTCGAATTCGGCGCGCGCGGCGCAGAGGCGGCGAGTTTGACCAAGGAGAAGATCTTCCGTTTTTCCGCTGCAGTCAGCGGCAGCGAACGTTGGTTCCAGCGCCGCCGCCGGAATTGATGCGGTTCGGCTGACCGGCGCTTCTTGAAATCGCAAGGCCAAATCAGGCAACCCTGGTTTGGCCTTTTGCATTGTGGAGGAGGGCATTCCCTCCGCCTCAGCGCGTGCCCGCCAATGCTCTCTCCGTGTCAGGCTTGGCTTTCTCTGCCCGCCAAGCGCAAATGAAAAACAAAATTAAAGGCAAACAAGGACGGTGCGATCGCCCGCAGCCATTGTTTGAGCGTGCGCCAGCTCGCCTCTTGTGGGGTGGGCGTCTCCACCTTTTCGACGCGGAATCCGGCAGCTTTGAACATGGCGGCGGCGGTGTGCAACGTGAAAAAGCGGAGGTGCGTGCGATCGAGCGTACCCATGTCCGTGTACTCGAACCGGCCGCGCAGAAATTCCAGGCGCATGCGCCAGTAAACGATGTTGGGAAGCGAAACCAGCGCCAGACCCTCGGGCGCCAGCAGGTGCCGGATACGCTGCAGCGTTTTCTCCGGCTGGCGCAGATGCTCCAAAATATCCGCCATCAAAGCGACTTGATAGGGGCCCTGCAGGGAGGAGAAACTGGCCTCCTCTTCCGCCGAGCCGACGATGAGCCGGTGGCAAAAGGGCGCGGCTTTCTGCGCATCCATCTCGTTCAACTCGATGGCATCGACCTGGCAGCCGCGCTCAGCCAGGGCGCGTGTCATGTAACCGGAGGCCGGTCCCAGCTCGAGCACGCGGCAGTTGGGCGGTATCTGTTGCAGCAGATAGCGATGGGTTTCCGAGAAGCCTTCCTCTTGCACCGCCTGGTCGTAAACCGAGGAGACTGCTGCCGGAGTCGAAGCATGATCAATCATTTCGTGTTAGTGAGAGTCTGAGGTTCTTGATGATGTGAAGATCGTCGCGCCGCGGCACGATCATCTCCGGCAGCGAGGCGCCGCTCAGACGTTGATAGGCGCGCAGCAAATAGATCGTAGCCAGACTGTAAGAGAGCGAGCTGGCCAGCGCTGCGCCCAGAATGCCGAAGCGTGGGATCGCGTAGAGATTGATGCCGAGATTCGAAACAAAGGCCAGGGCCAACGCATAGTTGTTTTCCCAGGGATGGCCGCGGCCGACGAGATGGCTGGTGAGCAGATTGCTGATTGCATACATCACGACGCCCGGCAACAGTAGCCACAGAGCCGGCACCGCCGGCGCAAATGCCGGTCCGAAAATCAGCGTCACGATGGGATGAGCCAGCAGACCCAACAGCAGCGCCGCCAGCAGCGAGAGCCAAAATGTGAAACGGCAAACGCGCGACGTGAGCTGTCGCGCCTCGAGTTCGGAGAGCCGGGAGGCTTGCGGCAGCAGCACCACGGACAGGGTCTGTGGCACGAACCAAAGCATTTCCGCCACCGCCGCTGCAGTCGAATAATAACCCACTGCTGCCGCGTCGAGCAAGGAATTGCAGAGAATGAAATCGAGGCGCCAGCTCAGCAGATAGAGCACGATGCCGAGGTAGGTCTTGAGTCCGTAACGCAGCGTCTCACGAAACAATTTGGGATGCCAGCCCAGGCCAAAGCGCGCGCGCCGAAAAACCAGCCAACAAGTCTGCAGAGCCACGAGCACATTCACCGCGCTCCACCACCGCATGGCGTTGGTCACCTCCAGACTTTGCGCCCACGCCAACAGCAGAAAACCGAACAGCAAGAGCACTTGTCGGCCGAGATTGGGCAGGTTGTAGCCGGGAATATCGTCGTCCGCCAGCGCGAGATAGTTGAAGATCAAAAACAGAATGTAGAACGGAAAAGTCCAGGCCGCGAGCGCGGTCAGCGGCGGCGCGATGCCTTTGAACAGCAACGCATCTGCCCACGGTCGCAGCAGCCAGTAAAGCCCGATTGCCACTGCGCCGGAGACCAGCGAGAAGGCAAGCGCGTTTTCAGCAGCCGGGCCCAGCTCCGCCCGTGCCTGCCCGATCAGAAATATGTTCGCATTAGTGAGGCCGAGACTGAACACTTGCGCCACTAGCATGGGCATGAGCGTCAGCACGGCATAGGCACCTTTGCCCTCCGGACCCAGAAAGCGGGCGGTTAAAGCAGAGAGGAGGAAGCCGAGGAGGACGATGGCGATGCGGCTCGCCAGCGTGAGCGAACTCTTGCGCAGAAAGCTCATGCTGCGGCCGATTCACTGCCGGAGGGCGAAGCGTGAGCAGGCTCCACCTGCCCCAGGCCAAAGCCGATGAGAAACCAAAACATGGTGACCACCTCGGCGTCTCCGAAAGTCCAATCGAAAAGGCCGGAAACCAGAAAGCCGATCATGGCCGCGCGCACGCCGCGCATCAAAGGTTTCGCCTCCGGGTTTCCTTGAGCCAGCACCCAGCCGAGGCGACGCCAGACCTGCACCATCAACCAGCCAAAAGCGAGCAATCCCACCGCGCCCACGCTGACGAGTAGCGTGAAGTAGGTGCTGTGATAATGGCCGATATGAAAGACATCAAAGGCGATGCCTTCATTCATGTTGGTGCCGGGCGGCGCATAGCTGCGCGTCAGCGCGGCCAGGTCGCGCCAGCCCACGCCGAACAGCGGATGGTCGGCGAAAATCTGCAGCGCGTATTGCCACTGCACCAGTCGCACCTGCGTGGTGGTGACGTTGGGATCAAAGATGCTCAGTATTCTTTGCTGCAGCGCCGCGGGCGAAAATAGAAAGGCCAGCACCAGCACCACTGCCGCAATGGGCAGGGCGCGCCGCCATTGCCGGGCAAGCAGGTAGAACACGCCGGCCGCGTAGCCCACATAAGCGCCCCGCACCATGCTGAACAACAGCGCCGGCAATTGCGGCAGCAGCGCGAGCAACGCCAGCGCGCGTTCGCGTTTGGCCGGCGCGGCAAGGGCGACTTGCGTCGCGATCAACGCAAACATGGTCGCGAGCGCGCCCCACGTCATGGTGGTCGATTGCGTCCCCATGACTTTGACGTGCGCACCGAGCAGGAAACGCAGCAGGCCGTAGCCGGCGGTTCCGGCTGCCACCGCCAGAAAGGTCCAGAGCAGCGGTTTGCGCCAGTGGGGATGATTGCGCAAGGCATAAGCGACACCGTAAGCACCCAGCACGGTGAGCAGATGCCGCAGGTTGCGCAGACTCTCGAACGGTGCCTGAGAGAGGAGCGTGGCAATCAGGCAGGCGAGGGTGAAGGCGAGCAGCGGCCATTCAAAACCGAGTGCGAGTGCCGCCCAATTGCCGTGCGCGCGTGTTCGGACAAGCTGCACGAGAAAAGTGAGCGTCAGCAATCCCAGACTGAGATGGGCGCCGGCAATGGAAAAATTCACGAACGCAGCCAGGGCGAACAGAGCAAAAGTCTGGAGCAAGAGCAGCCATTGGTCGAAGCGCGATTCCGGGGCAGGCACAGCCATTCAGGTGGTTCCTTGCAGTGCATGATTCGGGGGAAAGCAGACTGCGCCGGCGCAGTTGGTTGCGTTGGCGCTGCCCAATATAGCGAAAACCAGGGCGGGATTCAAAAGCAAATCTTGTGAGGCAGGGCAAGGGGGTGGCTTCACTTCATGCGGCAGTGTGCGAAAACGGGAGTAACAGGAGAGTTGGCGGCTGCCGGAGCAGCAGGGCTTGGTTCATTTGCTCTCCAGATTCAACACTTGGTCCAGTTCATCCTTTATTTGTTTTGCCCGTTCCCTGCGATAATTGTCATGCGTTGCCGTTGCCGACAAATGCTCACTCGCTCGGACGGGATCATGCAGGATCAAATACCCTTTGGCGAGATAGTAATGCATCAGGTAGTAGGTCTGTATCCTGCTCAATGCCGTGTCGGTGGCGGCCAGTGCAACAACCGGCTCGCTCCGCGCGAGGGCAGCGGCAACGGTGTCGGTGTCGTAGCGGGGCACCAGGGGATTCCAGGCAGAATGATGCGCGAGTTTCAGGCTGGCAAACAGATCATAGAAACGCGCCCGCAGCAGCAAGTATCCGGTGGGATTTCTTTGCGCGATAAACTCCTGCGCGGAGGCTTGCGCTTGCAGGAAGTGCTGTGCCATCAAGTCTTGCTCGATTTCTCTGAACCACACGGCTTCTGATTTCGCGCTGGCGGAGGCGCTGCGCTCGGCGAAAGTGGCAAAATCCTCGTTCTCGAGAGAACCCAGCCGATCAAACGGTGATTGCCGAATTTGCCGCACGCCAAGACTGCCGAAATAGAACACGGACAAACAGGCTGCCAGCAGGAGGGAGGCGATCATGGGTTGCGATTTGCCGTCCCAGCGGGGGAAAAGGCGGCGAAGGGAAGCTGCCGGTCGCGCCGGTTGAGGTTCAAGTTGCGCCCGGTTGAGCACGTCTACGGCGACTTGCTCAGCCGCGTCACTCGCTTGCCGGTAGTAGGACAGGCGTTTGCGGCACAGGCTGCATTCCTGCAAATGAACAAACACCTCGCGCGCGGTGCCCTCCGGCGTAAAGGTCTCGCCACTGTGTTCAGCCTGTTTTTTCT encodes the following:
- a CDS encoding polysaccharide biosynthesis C-terminal domain-containing protein; this encodes MSFLRKSSLTLASRIAIVLLGFLLSALTARFLGPEGKGAYAVLTLMPMLVAQVFSLGLTNANIFLIGQARAELGPAAENALAFSLVSGAVAIGLYWLLRPWADALLFKGIAPPLTALAAWTFPFYILFLIFNYLALADDDIPGYNLPNLGRQVLLLFGFLLLAWAQSLEVTNAMRWWSAVNVLVALQTCWLVFRRARFGLGWHPKLFRETLRYGLKTYLGIVLYLLSWRLDFILCNSLLDAAAVGYYSTAAAVAEMLWFVPQTLSVVLLPQASRLSELEARQLTSRVCRFTFWLSLLAALLLGLLAHPIVTLIFGPAFAPAVPALWLLLPGVVMYAISNLLTSHLVGRGHPWENNYALALAFVSNLGINLYAIPRFGILGAALASSLSYSLATIYLLRAYQRLSGASLPEMIVPRRDDLHIIKNLRLSLTRND
- a CDS encoding O-antigen ligase family protein, which translates into the protein MAVPAPESRFDQWLLLLQTFALFALAAFVNFSIAGAHLSLGLLTLTFLVQLVRTRAHGNWAALALGFEWPLLAFTLACLIATLLSQAPFESLRNLRHLLTVLGAYGVAYALRNHPHWRKPLLWTFLAVAAGTAGYGLLRFLLGAHVKVMGTQSTTMTWGALATMFALIATQVALAAPAKRERALALLALLPQLPALLFSMVRGAYVGYAAGVFYLLARQWRRALPIAAVVLVLAFLFSPAALQQRILSIFDPNVTTTQVRLVQWQYALQIFADHPLFGVGWRDLAALTRSYAPPGTNMNEGIAFDVFHIGHYHSTYFTLLVSVGAVGLLAFGWLMVQVWRRLGWVLAQGNPEAKPLMRGVRAAMIGFLVSGLFDWTFGDAEVVTMFWFLIGFGLGQVEPAHASPSGSESAAA
- a CDS encoding class I SAM-dependent methyltransferase, with protein sequence MIDHASTPAAVSSVYDQAVQEEGFSETHRYLLQQIPPNCRVLELGPASGYMTRALAERGCQVDAIELNEMDAQKAAPFCHRLIVGSAEEEASFSSLQGPYQVALMADILEHLRQPEKTLQRIRHLLAPEGLALVSLPNIVYWRMRLEFLRGRFEYTDMGTLDRTHLRFFTLHTAAAMFKAAGFRVEKVETPTPQEASWRTLKQWLRAIAPSLFAFNFVFHLRLAGRESQA